The following nucleotide sequence is from Salvia splendens isolate huo1 chromosome 2, SspV2, whole genome shotgun sequence.
TCAAATCACCAATGTAATTATGTATGCAAATAATCAATGGTTAGGTAATTACTACTAATTAGGATGCAAAGATGATGCTTACTCGTTTCGCAGCTTAATTAATCATTTACTTCTGGTTATCTTCTACTCCTATTAAATTCAAATGAATACTTGTAATATTTTCGATaactaattataaaaataaaataaaatgaaatgctTTATGTATTCTTTTCCAGTTCAAAATTGAAGAATTAGGACAATATAATCAAGGTGTTTTACACCTTATCAATAGACAGAGCTCACAGAATTAATTTTGAGggatataatttttaaaactatTTAAACTTTAAATTGAAATCACATTTGTGTTCGGAATTTATTGGAATAATTTTATGCCACGTAATAAATGCTTTGGACCGagtaaaaatactaataattctTCGGTTCTCGGCCACacaaatatatatacacaatATCTCTCCAGTACTAATTTGCATCTCCTATATTTTATACTctattaaaaatatgaaaacgatacatatacatatattgtagtatatgtatataatatctttaaaatttcaaatttaagtgaatttaatttaaaattagttttgttatttattgtattatatATAGCAATTAGAAAGAAGTGatataaaaattttatgttAAATCGTGACATGGTTTCAAGCTATtctaattaattatacaatatttagtaaaaatctatttttttcttaatacaaacatttaaattaaaatttcaatttttttcgaagtgttgcaaaatgattagtatgaaatttattttaaatcagttaatatttataaaataatttttaatataaaatattagaaaaagtTCAATTATGTACGTACAATATGTACATTTATTATTATCCTAAAAATATATCATTAGTTTGATTCTTAAAAAATCACCACTATAATTATTCTTACACCTCAaattttttaatgcaaaatcttttctaatattttgatgaattgcatctcttttctttttcaataCTAGTAtatcacaataataaaaaagatattCACAATTGATTGATATAATACTTTTATgtacatattaaaatttagtatatttatatatcctattagttttagttttatttcttttatttaaatttatttaattttttctataCACATTAgtcaaatttaaataaattgaatattATTTAGTTAAACAAGGCTAaggttgattttttttattactagttATTTGAGGCGTAAGAATAATTAtagtggtgattttttttattactattttacTAGTTATGtctaggggtgggtaggtacggtatatcttaccgaaaccatcataccgtataccttaccgaaaattcgatatgagaaaaatcatacatttaccttaccaaaattttcggtataccgaacttcggtataccttattttcgttATGACAATTTCAATATCGACAccataccttattttcagtatgtCATATCTAAactcggtataccgtacttttgcgaTATACCAGAGTTTTACGGTATATCGGACTACAATAcaacataccaaaatatcactattttgtaaataattctaaatacaaacacaaatgaaaataaaatttcaaaaatacgTACATGAAGTTTAATCAAACTcaaacatattcaataaaaaaagtGCAACAATTAAACTCCATGCAATCACATAACGTTCAACGATATTTGTTTGCaactaatttaactaaaatctTATATTTGTTTAAAACCAATTGATTCAACGATATCAAGTTTTCCTAATtgagtttatttgattttatatttacatgatTACCTGACAACTATAATAAGGCAAGCTTTGATTTCTacatgtaaatatttatttgtttggtaaaagtatgaatttacttgatataatttggcatatattgatatcggtatataccgaaaattaTGGTATGTACCatattttcggtatataccgtattttcGGTATACCCCGGTATACCTcggtatatgaaaattaatatcgttaccgtaccgaaataaaTCGGTAAGGTATGATACCTTAACGAAAATTGACGTATACTGAAAAtccggtattttcggtattttttcgatacgataagtgcggtatttcaGTATTTTTACCCAGTCCTAGTTATGTCCATTTATAATTTAGAGGGaatatcatttttggtccacgaactttgtcaaagtatcattttaggttcgtgaactttgaaaatgtcattttaggtccgtgaactttgagttagtatcatttgaggtactttttactattttcaagtttttttggacgaaaataccctcaataccttaaagtgtatatatttttaataaatttatcatatattcatatttttttataaatacctttacaatatatttttgacaaattttctaaatataatttgacctcaaatattatcacttaattttgtgacatgcaagtaaaattgcttcttcaaatttttatattaatttttttaaatgaataaagaattttctttaataataaaaaattgaataaagatctttttataaatatctttacaatatatttttgacaaattttctaaatataatttgaccttcaatattatcatttaattttgtgacatgcaagaaaagatctttattcaattttttattattaaagaaaagttctttattcaattttttaaaaaattaatataaaaaattgaagaagcaattttacttgcatgtcacaaaattaagtgataatatttaaggtcaaattatatttagaaaatttgtcaaaaatatactgtaaagatatttataaaaaattatgagtatatgataaatttattaaaaatatatacactttaaggcattgagggtattttcgtccaaaaaaacttggaaatggtaaaaagtacctcaaatgatactaactcaaagttcacagacctaaaatgatattttcaaagttcacggacctaaaatgatactttgacaaagttcgtggaccaaaaatgatgttccctctataATTTATTCTGTATATCCATCTCTAGTGTTATTTATAGGACAGTGAATAACGGCCATGATTGCATGTGCCTCATTGTTATAGGAGGTGTGCCTTTTCGAGTTCCCACCATTTGGGTCTTTGGCTATCTCCCTACCTAAGCATTTGGCTGCAAAATCTTGTGGCACAATCGACTGCAATTGTATCATATCCAATTATACACTAAAAAATGAGTATTTGACGTAGAAAATTTCTCTAACTACACACCAAACAAATccatttttgtgtttttttatggaACAATACCAAATATGGTGTCGTTGCAAAAAATTTGTAAGACATATACTAAAAGATGATGTAAAATTAGAATTCGGGTGTAAATAATTGGAGTAAAACAAAAATGAAGTTGAATTTGATGTAAATGGCTTATAAAAAAGGGAAATTGGTCCATAAAACCAAAAACTTTGACTAAAATTTGATACttcccatgaactttaaaattagtagtaatatataatatcacaaactttgcactttgtttggtatttcccatgtTACTATATTTGATTAACTTACGaggtttttttttatcatacttaacacaattaaatcaacgtGGTTTTCAACGTGACTTTTTACCCTACATgtatgaacttaaaaagtggtttaaaatatcataaaacgtaTCACGATTGCCaacgtaaaataagattttgatgaaaatatctcATTTGAATGagtttgggaaataccaaataaaatgcaaagtttgtgatattatagaaTAATTTCAATGTTCatggaaaataccaaattttaggcaaagttcatggttttagagaccaatatccctataaaaaattatgttttagATTAATTATGAGGTGGCAATTAACTAAATTTGCCCAAAATTTCCACCCACGGTTAGCTCATTGTTCCAGCTCCTGATACATAATATTTACTCCCTCcctctgcgaataggagtctcatttttttcattttagtccgttcgcaaataggagtcccggttcacttttaccacaAATGGTAATATGGTCTCATCTTCAACTAACtaattccactcacatttcatttaaaactaatatataaaagtgggacatctatttcactaacttttttccactcacttttcttaatatatcttaaaactcgtgccgccaaggaatgagactcctaatggcggacggagggagtacatataaTGAATTCATATTGCTGTAACatgataattaaatattaatgaatttggattgatttgatattttgatcgGTATAGAACCTAGGAATAGAAACCCCGGTGCACCAAATAAAAGTCCtggattataaaaaaaaactcccCCTGCAATTCCTCaagatataaaattttattccTGTTATAAATTTCAATTATATATGTTTAACTTTAAAAATACTAATTCATATCATATCTGTAGTTTAAGTCTATGGAATAATAGTGAAATGTAAAAGGACAAAATATAGCGTTGGAgttcaaaaaattgaaaatggtaGAAATGTACTCTTCTTGAAAGCTTTATCTTGCTTTGCTTATTGATTCCAAAGCTATAAGATGATGATATGAATATGTGAATTATGGGTGTCGTGGAGTGAATGGGAACTTCCTACGCCTCTTTCGGCTGATCACATAGTTTCCCCAACTAACAAAACAATTGCTAGCTGAAGACCAAACATCTAACAAACTATATTGGCAATGACAAAAGAGAGGAAAATGAGGTCTCACAAATTCATTGCAAAAAGTAGCTGTTTAGTAAAATCACGGAAATTATATTCATAATCGAAAGCTGTATTAATCCCAAGCTTATAAAACAACATAGTAATTTGCTTCATACAAACAGAAACCAATGAAAAAACTATAAGAAATTCATATCAACCCATAACACAGAGATTGATCACTCGACAGTGACAGTCGATTCATGTGAGCTAAGAACCTTGGCAATCTTCTCTGTGGGCACCAACGGCAGATGCGATGCAACCTGCCACCCTTTACCAGCCGCTTGCTGCACGGCCTCGTTGTATTTCTTGGTATAGTAGCCGGCCGTGGGAGCAACAGCCTGCGCAAACTGAGGGAATAGTGGCAGCTGGTTCAACGAGCGCCATGTGGTGGAAGCATACTGCTCGGCCATGGGCTCATATTTGGTGTAGAGATCCTTGGCAGCAGGTTCATACTTGGCATACACTGTTTGTGCCAATCCTGATGCAATTCCCACCATTCCACTGTTCTTCACCTCTGAAACAACTGACCGAGCCACATCAGGGGCCTTCTGGGCCGCCTCATACGCCTGAGTCGACACCTGCTTCAGGGCCGGGGGCACACGGCTCTGCACTCTGCTAATCGACTCATCCATCTATATATTCAATTCCAGCAAGTGTTAGCCTTTGAATGCCAAGAATTTACAATACATGCAATTGATTGAAAACCAACCAAGCCATAGACTCATTTAGCACGATTTTGACAACCAAATTAGTGAAAAAGAACTAAACTATTAACGCCGAGTTGATTAATTTGGCACTGAGATATATAAACACAACGCTCAATCCAGTGACTGAAAtgtaaacaaattaataatccCCAATTCATGCACTTTGTTTTTCTTTGACCTAAATTGCACTccaacaaacaaattcaaatacaATTCGCCATCAAATTAGAAGAAACAAACCCTATAACGCAACAACAATCGATCAAagagatgaagatgaagaatatACCTTACGATCGACGAATCTGAGAACATCAACAGGGACGCCTTGGTATTTGTGATAAACAGGGCCGACAACGGTCTTAACAGTGCCCTCGACGGTGTCGACGCCGGTCTTCAAGGGGCCAGAATTCTCCTTAGCGTAAGCGTAGAGTTTGGCGGCGTACAAGAGCGCGTGGAAAGAGGCGGCCTGCACGAACTCCAAGTACTGCAGCCTCTGCTCCTCCTCGGTCTCCTTCAAAATAAAACAACCGAATCAATCTAAAAACGAATCGAAAATCAGAGGGGAAACAAAATTGAATACTAGCTTACGAGAAGGGGTTGTTGAAGGATGTTGGAATCTTGTTGGGCCATGATCGCTTGGTTGAGTGAAATAGTTAAGAGAAGCGTGAGTGATAAAAATCAATTTGAAGGAAGAAGATGTGAAGATTTGGAGTGGGCGTAAGGGAGAATTATATATAGAGAGCGAAAGCGCTGACTGCTTTGGGGCTAAGGAAACGTAAACTTCTAGAATATTAGAACGCGTACTATGACGGTTAAGGCGTTGAGAGGGCTAAGTCTCTCgttgaatatttatattttgggCAGGtgatttatactccctccgtcccgggctactcgcccttttccttttcggcacagagattaaggaatgagtgtataggaaagtcaaaaatgacggctgtaggtgaaattttttactaaaaatggaaagagtgcaactaacttgggacgcccaaaaagtaaataagtgcgagtagcttgggacagagggagtatttctaTTGGGCAATGCAAAAATTCAATTACAAGATTAATTAAAGagtattttcttaaatttttgtAGTACTACTCTAAAATTTTATGTATGAATATGAGACCCAAATCGTGTTTCTTTTAATTGTTAAAAGATTTAAAAGAATTATATGCATTTTATATTACTGATTGTGATGAATTTTGAATATGGGATAGTTTGAAAatcatatataaaattaaatagattCATTTCATTGGGTTTTGAAATGAAATTTaagtaaatattttaatttttacataaatcaataatatttaaatttgtctAATATTATAGATAAATAACTTTATTCTATCATGAGCTTTATTCTCTTCATATCTAtgttttgaatattttaatctTAATGAAATAAgtaattactccatccgtccactaAAAATATGACATATTGTGAATTACACAGGTTATACACATGAGAGAGATAAATCATAAATGTTTTAAGTTGTGAGGTGCTATTCATCTAAATCTATATACCTTTTATAggacaaattaaaaatcataaaattgaaCCATCTATAAACCTAATGGAGCctataagaaaattaaaaatcacaaggttttgaattatatttataattcaattcatATCAAATGAACTATATCTGTATGTGAACTGCCGAAAATGACTTTAAATTgaaacaaatttttttatataaatgtaAATTAATATAATGCCATTCatgtatttttatgaaaacTCTCAttctatatatgtataaataaatacatagatagatataaattattaatgtgccaatttatcattaaatggaaatttgtgaaaaaaatagttctggtctattattattattattattattattattattattattattattattattattattattattattattattattgttaataTTGTTATTGTTGGGCgtaataaaaaagagaaaagagaaatcCTAATTAAAGAAGAAGCCCTAGAAAATTATCAATCCTTATTTCTCATCGCATTTACGTATACTCCCTTCTCCCTCACGCCTGAACCCACCGCCGGACTTCTCCAACGCCGACAGCAGCCCGCCAAATATCTTCcctatataatttttttcaaaacttgTCTTTTATCTATTGATAGATGATAGATTGTCTCTCGCTATATGAATAGAGTCTATATTATCacatattgaaataaaatttggctaaaccaaataataattaataaaataccaaataataatgataaaaaagcaaaactaaattaatatcaatatcaaaCCAAGAACAATATTGCATCACACTTAACATTTTTATCAATACGAACGCATACTATacgttattttctttatattagATCGTAAATTTGGTGTTACTTCAACTCAAGAGGGACGATAAAATTTtcaagtattttttaatttttcttagtTTATTTTTTCATGTTTAGGTATATTTTCatgtatttaatttaaatttggcaAAAACGAATATATTGATTGTgaaaaaacatttatttttgtatttgtttgCTCATGTTGGCCTATTTCTTAAAAgacattttttttgtcattGACAATTGTGTGTTGCAATTTCAAGAGTAACGAGTACATGactgattaaataaataaatttaacattaatttattaaatattttttataaccCTTTAGTATATTAAAACTATCATATGCaatataaaatagtaaaatttattatttatttttaatgtttatggAAAAATATCTACAGTTAAATTTAGTATACATAATTCTAATTgagttaattttattttatctattataaataattactatGTATTTAGTCTTTGACCATACTTCATAAGTTATGCTAAGTCATTAAAACCTATAGTGTTAAAGATCCATTTGGTACttactattataatatttgttgcaatttgagtattttttattgagacatttagttttttttataagttattattaagatagtataactatataaaattttattatagttttattttggatgaaagaaaaacaaattctcTAAACTTGCATAGTACATATATGCAATAAatgttaaaatttcaattaagtAAAATGATAGTGTTTGGGTGATGATATTCATAGGATGAGATCGTGACAAAATAATTTGCGTCATTAGATAAGATTGTGGACACTAAAGGTAGTATGAAAAGCtacaatttatttgattttgatttcttttatgAGATAAGATTTTGTTCTTTATAACTTTGATTCCTAATTCTCTTTTATGcttcttaaaatattatatttatgtacATTACTCTCtttg
It contains:
- the LOC121764955 gene encoding REF/SRPP-like protein At3g05500 isoform X1, with the translated sequence MAQQDSNILQQPLLETEEEQRLQYLEFVQAASFHALLYAAKLYAYAKENSGPLKTGVDTVEGTVKTVVGPVYHKYQGVPVDVLRFVDRKMDESISRVQSRVPPALKQVSTQAYEAAQKAPDVARSVVSEVKNSGMVGIASGLAQTVYAKYEPAAKDLYTKYEPMAEQYASTTWRSLNQLPLFPQFAQAVAPTAGYYTKKYNEAVQQAAGKGWQVASHLPLVPTEKIAKVLSSHESTVTVE
- the LOC121764955 gene encoding REF/SRPP-like protein At3g05500 isoform X3, whose translation is MAQQDSNILQQPLLRLQYLEFVQAASFHALLYAAKLYAYAKENSGPLKTGVDTVEGTVKTVVGPVYHKYQGVPVDVLRFVDRKMDESISRVQSRVPPALKQVSTQAYEAAQKAPDVARSVVSEVKNSGMVGIASGLAQTVYAKYEPAAKDLYTKYEPMAEQYASTTWRSLNQLPLFPQFAQAVAPTAGYYTKKYNEAVQQAAGKGWQVASHLPLVPTEKIAKVLSSHESTVTVE
- the LOC121764955 gene encoding REF/SRPP-like protein At3g05500 isoform X2; amino-acid sequence: MAQQDSNILQQPLLTEEEQRLQYLEFVQAASFHALLYAAKLYAYAKENSGPLKTGVDTVEGTVKTVVGPVYHKYQGVPVDVLRFVDRKMDESISRVQSRVPPALKQVSTQAYEAAQKAPDVARSVVSEVKNSGMVGIASGLAQTVYAKYEPAAKDLYTKYEPMAEQYASTTWRSLNQLPLFPQFAQAVAPTAGYYTKKYNEAVQQAAGKGWQVASHLPLVPTEKIAKVLSSHESTVTVE